A stretch of the Chlorobiota bacterium genome encodes the following:
- the mnmE gene encoding tRNA uridine-5-carboxymethylaminomethyl(34) synthesis GTPase MnmE has translation MSNKYNLIKNVDTIIALATPKGIGGVSIVRLSGKDSYLITDKFIKLRNKKSIAVITSRKLYNCFVLVNNEQIDNCLVVRFQAPYSFTGENVVELHLHGNPFLVDLIIQIAVDYGARLAKPGEFTKQSFLNGKIDLTQVEALAFLIQSESQQALIISQKQYNGELNTKLISFREQIIQILSYIELELDFVEDGYSFSNSDVLDKLLSDLKLFCTSLLLSYNSSNWISQGPRILLMGRPNAGKSSLFNSFLGYSRSLVSTQAGTTRDYIEEKIIYSGLSMRFIDTAGIRQTTDHIESEGVRLAQELISMSDHVIYLIDSSDKLNLKSEILNFTTLTIQYPVIKFKIVFTKSDLLLENQKQNIVFDCIYCSIYKTESIIGLLNYLFNNYSINNTEQIALLNQRQFLIIKGIENHLVGLSVDLKNSELLSADLRYILMLISELTGETSNEDILNNIFSSFCIGK, from the coding sequence ATTTCCAATAAATATAATTTAATCAAAAATGTTGATACTATAATTGCTTTAGCTACACCAAAAGGGATAGGTGGTGTTTCTATTGTTAGACTTAGTGGTAAAGATTCTTATCTTATTACCGATAAGTTTATAAAATTACGTAACAAAAAATCTATTGCCGTTATTACAAGTAGAAAGTTGTATAATTGCTTTGTATTAGTCAACAACGAACAAATAGATAATTGTTTAGTTGTACGTTTTCAAGCGCCTTATTCTTTTACAGGAGAAAATGTTGTTGAATTACATCTGCATGGCAACCCTTTTTTAGTTGATTTGATAATTCAGATTGCTGTTGATTATGGAGCTAGACTTGCTAAACCAGGTGAATTTACTAAACAGTCTTTTTTGAATGGCAAAATTGACCTTACTCAAGTTGAAGCTCTTGCTTTTTTGATTCAATCTGAGTCGCAACAAGCTCTTATTATTTCTCAAAAACAGTATAATGGTGAATTAAATACTAAATTAATTAGTTTTAGAGAACAAATTATTCAAATACTCTCTTATATAGAGCTTGAATTGGACTTTGTTGAAGATGGTTACTCATTTTCTAATTCTGATGTTTTAGACAAATTATTATCCGATTTAAAATTGTTTTGTACTTCTCTTTTATTGTCATATAATTCCTCAAATTGGATTAGTCAAGGACCTAGAATTTTATTGATGGGAAGACCTAATGCCGGTAAATCTAGTTTATTCAATTCATTTCTGGGTTATTCAAGATCATTGGTTAGTACTCAAGCAGGTACAACAAGAGATTACATTGAAGAAAAGATTATTTATAGTGGACTTTCAATGAGATTTATAGATACAGCTGGTATTCGTCAGACCACCGATCATATTGAATCAGAAGGGGTTAGATTGGCTCAAGAGTTGATTTCAATGTCAGATCATGTTATTTATTTAATTGATTCTTCCGATAAACTAAATTTAAAGAGTGAAATATTAAATTTTACAACTTTAACTATTCAATATCCTGTCATAAAGTTTAAAATTGTTTTTACAAAAAGCGATTTATTATTAGAAAATCAAAAACAAAATATAGTATTTGATTGTATTTATTGTTCAATTTATAAAACTGAATCTATTATTGGCTTGCTTAATTATTTATTCAATAATTATTCTATTAATAACACTGAACAAATTGCATTACTAAATCAAAGACAATTTTTAATAATTAAGGGTATTGAAAATCATTTAGTTGGATTATCAGTTGATTTAAAAAATTCTGAATTACTTTCTGCTGACCTAAGATACATTCTTATGTTGATTTCCGAACTAACTGGCGAGACATCTAATGAAGATATTCTCAATAATATATTTTCTTCTTTCTGTATAGGGAAGTAA
- a CDS encoding SDR family oxidoreductase: protein MKVLIIGSEGLLGQKVVEILKRETNWTIVEVNSKGIFDNGVLEEFDTLSRKDWKLKISNFKEKPTIFINCAAKTNVDVCEDEKNITWKNNVDIVEIIVEICRKLDAKLIQISSDYIFNGKNGPYLEESQPNPINYYGKSKLAAENICIKSGIDFAIIRTMWLYGFSKSGKKDFVCWVLESSKLNKQLKIVDDEFGTPTFIDDIAIGIMKIIEYNYNGIVNITGNKVFSRYELALLIIKKFELSTNLIPIKEQELGRKAKRPLNSGLINFKSQYRLGFNTTDFETGLEIVKNLRKKDEKQFLLRFR, encoded by the coding sequence ATGAAAGTATTAATTATAGGATCAGAAGGGTTATTAGGTCAAAAGGTTGTAGAAATATTAAAAAGGGAAACCAATTGGACAATAGTTGAGGTTAATTCAAAAGGTATATTTGATAATGGAGTTTTAGAAGAATTTGACACTTTAAGTAGAAAAGATTGGAAATTAAAAATTTCTAATTTTAAAGAAAAACCAACTATTTTTATTAATTGTGCAGCAAAAACTAATGTTGATGTCTGTGAAGATGAAAAAAATATTACCTGGAAAAATAACGTAGATATAGTAGAAATAATAGTAGAAATTTGTAGAAAATTAGATGCAAAATTAATTCAAATATCTTCTGATTATATATTTAATGGAAAAAATGGACCATATTTAGAAGAATCTCAACCAAATCCAATAAATTATTATGGAAAGTCAAAATTAGCTGCAGAAAACATATGTATAAAATCAGGAATTGATTTTGCTATAATCAGAACTATGTGGCTATATGGATTTAGTAAATCTGGAAAAAAAGACTTTGTTTGTTGGGTTTTAGAATCATCAAAATTGAATAAACAGTTGAAAATAGTTGATGATGAATTTGGTACTCCTACATTTATTGATGATATCGCCATTGGAATTATGAAAATTATTGAGTATAATTATAATGGTATTGTAAATATAACTGGGAATAAAGTATTTTCAAGATATGAATTAGCATTGTTAATAATAAAAAAATTTGAACTTTCTACAAATTTGATACCTATTAAAGAACAAGAGTTAGGTAGAAAAGCAAAAAGACCATTAAATTCTGGTCTAATCAATTTTAAATCTCAATATAGACTTGGTTTTAATACAACAGATTTTGAAACTGGTCTTGAAATTGTTAAAAATTTAAGAAAAAAGGATGAAAAACAATTTTTATTAAGATTTAGATAA
- the mnmG gene encoding tRNA uridine-5-carboxymethylaminomethyl(34) synthesis enzyme MnmG, which produces MIKNKYDVIVIGGGHAGIEASSVSARLGCETALITMKFDTIGRLSCNPAIGGMAKGQLVCEIDALGGEMAKLADKSGIQFKMLGTSKGPAMWSPRSQNDKDLYPFYAQKRLTEIDKLDILEGIVDDVCVENGKIIGVVFSDLKGIKIKLRTSGVILCSGTFLCGVMHTGESQIMGGRVGENSANNISGSLKNIGFELGRLKTGTPPRIDKKSIDFANCRVDSGDSNPIPFSKTTISVENKISCYVTNTNSETHEILKTGFDRSPMFSGRIKGTGPRYCPSIEDKIFRFADKDSHHIFLEPEGLNTDSIYVNGFSTSLPQDIQIKALKSISGLEKCEVLRWGYAVEYDYIPPYQLHRTLESKYVSGLYFAGQVNGTSGYEEAAAQGLMAGINCVSKIKGNKGIILDRSQGYIGVLMDDLSVLSTDEPYRMFTSRAEYRLILRRDNADIRLSEIGYELGLIDLKRISKVREKIQNIQTAESILKSFNWTIINESERIKGWNYLKRPEVTTDYFLNSNDSPELLKSLLINEEVAEQININAKYEGYILKHNAEIEKFKTMESTFLPNYLDYSKIKSLSSEGREKLTKINPVTFGQASRISGVSRSDLSILMLYTK; this is translated from the coding sequence ATGATTAAAAATAAATATGATGTAATAGTAATTGGTGGTGGTCATGCTGGAATTGAAGCATCTTCTGTTTCAGCTAGGTTGGGTTGTGAAACAGCATTGATTACTATGAAATTTGATACAATTGGTAGATTATCTTGTAATCCTGCAATTGGTGGAATGGCAAAGGGACAGTTGGTATGTGAAATAGATGCTTTAGGAGGAGAAATGGCTAAATTAGCAGATAAGTCTGGTATTCAGTTTAAAATGTTAGGTACTTCAAAAGGACCAGCTATGTGGTCTCCAAGATCTCAAAATGATAAGGATCTTTATCCATTTTATGCTCAAAAAAGGCTTACTGAAATTGATAAATTGGATATACTTGAAGGGATAGTTGATGATGTTTGCGTTGAAAATGGAAAAATAATTGGTGTTGTATTTTCTGATTTAAAAGGAATCAAAATTAAATTAAGAACCTCTGGTGTGATTTTATGTAGTGGTACATTTTTATGTGGAGTAATGCATACAGGCGAATCTCAAATTATGGGGGGGAGAGTTGGTGAAAATTCTGCTAATAATATTAGTGGGTCACTTAAAAATATAGGATTTGAATTGGGAAGACTTAAAACAGGTACTCCTCCAAGAATTGACAAGAAATCGATCGATTTTGCAAATTGTAGAGTTGATTCCGGTGATTCAAATCCAATTCCTTTCTCAAAAACTACAATTTCAGTCGAAAACAAGATATCATGCTATGTTACCAATACTAATAGTGAAACTCATGAAATCTTAAAAACAGGTTTTGATAGATCACCAATGTTTTCTGGAAGAATTAAGGGAACGGGTCCAAGATATTGTCCATCAATAGAAGATAAAATATTTAGATTTGCTGATAAAGATAGTCATCATATTTTTTTAGAACCAGAAGGGTTAAATACTGATTCAATTTATGTGAATGGGTTTTCTACTTCTTTACCACAGGATATTCAAATAAAAGCTTTGAAAAGCATTTCAGGTTTGGAAAAATGTGAAGTACTAAGATGGGGATATGCTGTTGAGTATGATTATATACCCCCATATCAATTGCATCGAACACTTGAAAGTAAATATGTTTCTGGACTTTATTTTGCAGGGCAAGTTAATGGAACTTCTGGTTATGAAGAAGCAGCTGCTCAAGGTTTAATGGCAGGTATTAACTGTGTTTCCAAGATAAAAGGGAATAAAGGTATAATTTTAGATAGATCTCAAGGTTACATAGGTGTATTGATGGATGATTTAAGCGTTTTGAGTACAGATGAACCTTATAGAATGTTCACATCAAGAGCTGAGTATAGATTAATTTTAAGAAGAGACAATGCAGATATTAGATTATCAGAAATTGGATATGAATTGGGTTTGATTGATTTAAAAAGAATTTCTAAAGTAAGAGAAAAAATACAAAATATTCAAACAGCTGAAAGTATTTTAAAAAGTTTTAATTGGACTATAATTAATGAAAGTGAAAGGATCAAAGGTTGGAATTACTTAAAAAGACCTGAAGTAACAACTGATTATTTTTTAAATAGTAATGATTCACCAGAATTGTTGAAATCCTTATTAATAAATGAAGAAGTTGCTGAGCAGATAAATATAAATGCTAAATATGAAGGCTATATATTAAAACATAATGCAGAAATCGAAAAATTTAAAACAATGGAGTCAACTTTTTTACCAAATTACTTAGATTATTCAAAAATTAAGTCACTTTCTTCCGAAGGTAGAGAAAAGTTAACTAAAATTAATCCTGTAACTTTTGGACAAGCTTCAAGAATAAGTGGCGTAAGTCGATCAGATTTATCAATATTGATGCTATACACAAAATAG